CCCGCTGCCTGTGCCAATTTCTAGGCAAGTGTCATCGGGCGAAATCTTGAGTGCCTGCAACATGCGGGCTTCGACGCGGGGGAACATCATGTGTTCACCATGACCTAGGGGAATTTCCACATCAGCAAACGCCAGTGCTTGGTGAATTTTAGGCACAAATAGCTCACGTTGAATGAAACCAAACGTTTCCAAAATGGTCTGATCCAATACGTCCCACGGGCGTATTTGCTGTTCGATCATATTAAAGCGGGCGTGTTCCAGATTCATGCGGCAGGCTCCAGACGAAGAATGGGATAAGAGTACGGATTACGGCGCTATGTCGCAAGTGATTGCGTACTGCCCAAAACAATCTAATGCGAGGTTTTTTATGAAAAGCTTGGGAATGCTGCTGTTAGGAGGCGTATTACTCGTGACAGCCTTGTCAGGGTGTAGCCGTTCCAATGCAGCAGATGGCATGGCAAATATGGCGGCATTTCAGCAATGCCGTGAGCCGCGCCCGGAAATTTGTTACGAAGTGTTTGCGCCAGTGTGCGCTCAGGTGACGGATCCGCTGATCCGGTGTGTGAATGCGCCGTGCCCTTCCACGCTTCAGGCGACGTATGTTAATGATTGCAAGGCGTGTGCTGATCAACAGGTGCAAGGCTTTGTGCCTGGGCAATGTAAGTAAATGCATGTGTAGGGGCGGTTCATGAACCGCCCCTACGGGCGTTAGGCTAAGCCTTCGTTGCCATCCACGTTTTTCAGTTTTGGTGTATTCAGCTCAATCTTACCAATGGTCTTTTTGTCGCGCAGGTAATCGGCGACCACTTCCCAGATTTGCTTGTTAGGCTTCACCTCTTCCTGAACGCTTGCCCAGCCTGCCACGGGGTAGGTTTTTGCCGCATCCAGTGGTTTGCCATCCAGCATCATATCGGATACCCGTTCGCCCATTTTGGCCGTCGGGTCAAAGGTGAACTTCAAGCCACCGACGCGCACCATGTCGCCGCCTTGCTGGTAGTAAGGGTCTTCGTTGAAGAGGTTATCCGCCACGTCTTCGAGGATGGTTTTGATGGTTTCACCGGTCATTTCGTTACGTGTTACCGTGCCGTAAGTAATCGCGGTTTGGTCAGCAACGTGTTCAAACGTGATTGGCTGCCCAGGTAGTACGCTGGTTCCCCAACGGAAGCCCGGTGAAAACGCCATCGGCGCATCCAATTCTTGCATCAGCGCGTCGCAGATCAATTGGTCGAATGTTCCGTTGAAGTTGCCACGGCGGTACAATACGTCATCGCACACAGCGAGTTCTTCCGCCAATTCTTTCTTGTACGGTTCACGGATTTTGTCGATGAGTGCCTGCATATCCTTGTTGGCTTCCAACAAGTTGGAGAATACCGGCAGCAATTTGTAACGGAAATCCGCCACTTTGCCGTCTTTCACATCCAGATCGAGTACGCCGAGGAATTTGCCGTTAGAGCCAGCATTCGTGACCAGCGTTTTGCCGCCTGCATTTTCCACCACTACCGGTTGGAATACGCCATCGTGGGTATGACCGCCCATGATCGCGTCAATGCCGGTGACTTTGCTGGCCATTTTCAGGTCAACGTCCATGCCGTTGTGCGACAGCATAATGACAACTTTCGCGCCTTTGCTACGCGCATCGTCAACCGCTTGCTGCATGTCTGAATCGCGGATGCCGAAGCTCCAGTCAGCTACCATGTGACGTGGGTTGGCAACGGGTACGTAAGGGAATGCCTGCCCAATAATTGCCACCGGTACGCCGTTGATTTCTTTGATCACGAACGGTTCAAACACGCGCTCGTCAAAGTCGTTGCTGAAAACGTTTTGGGCGACGAAATCAATTTTGCCCGCGAAATCTTTCTCAACGATTTCTTTGACACGATCCGCGCCGAAGGTCATTTCCCAGTGCGGGGTCATGACGTCCACGCCGAGAGCAAGCTGTGCATCCACCATGTCTTGCGCATTGGTTTTCAGGGATGTCCATGAGCCTTGCCAAGTATCGCCGCCGTCCAACAGCAGTGAGCCGGGGCGTTGGGCACGTACTTGATCAACCAAGGTTTTCAGGTGAGCAAACCCGCCGACCTTGCCGTATTTTTTTGCGGCTTCAACGTAATCAATGTAGGTGAAAGCGTGCGCATCCATTGTCCCGGCTTCGATGCCGTACTTTTTCAGGAAGTGTTCGCCGACCAAGTGTGGCACTGCACCTTTCATGCTGCCGATACCCAGATTCACGTTCGGCTCGCGGAAGTAAATCGGTAATAGTTGCGCGTGGCAGTCGGTGTAATGCATCAAGGATACATTGCCAAAAGCAGGCAGTTCATACGGATTACCGGGGGTTTTAACAGCGGTTTTGTCGCCTTCTTTGCTGGCATCTGCTGCAAAAGCGTTATTCAGGCTGAAACCGGCAACGCTGGCGGCTGCCAACATTTGCATAAATTCACGACGGGTTAAACTCACGTTTTCTCTCCTCAAACGGGCTGAAGTTGTTCTTGCTACAGGGGTAGTGACGGGGTTCAGGTGAAAATATTCCATCTTTTTTGGAATATTACGGCGTTTTTCTGCATCATGTGCAATAGAACCGCTAAGAGAAACTTATAAACCACATGTTTAGTCAGTATTTTCGTTTTAACCGTCTCGACCAGCAGTTGTCGGAACACCGCGCCAAGCTACATCGTATGGCAGTGGCATGGTGTGGCGATAGCGCGTTAGCCGACGATCTGGTGCAAGACACCCTTGCAAAAGCCTTAGAAAAACAAGAACAACTCAAAGATGAAGCGCGTTTGGGTGCGTGGTTGTACAAAATTCTGCATAACTGTTGGATGGAGCATTTACGCACCCAAAAGCCGACACTGGACATCGACGAGATGGAGCTAAGCTGTACGGATTGCCCCGAAAAACACTTTGCCGATGATCAACTGGCCACCCAAGTACGCATTGCGGTGGAATCGTTGCCGGTGAGTCAATGCCAAGTGATGACCTTAGTGGATTTGGAAGGGTATAGCTATGAACAAGTGGCATCGATTCTCGATATTCCGATAGGGACAGTAATGAGCCGCCTCAGCCGCGCCCGCGAAACCATGAAAAAACGCCTGCAAGGCATACGTCAAACTGACAACGTTCACTATTTACGGAGAGTGAAATGAACCCCGATCAGCTAACCATTCACGATCGCCTGCACGCCCTCGCAGACGGGCAATTGGATGCTGAACAAGCCAGCCTCGTGTTAGCTCAGGTGGAAGCTGACCCTGGGCTGCAAAAACAGTTGTGTGAAATCCAGCGCATCAAACATCTGGTGAAATCGGCCTACCCTTTGCCCGTTTTGCGTCAACCCGTGCATCGCCCAGCAGTATGGCAACAAGCAGCGATGGTCATGCTGGCGTTCGGTCTCGTTTTTGTTGCCGGTGCAGGCAGCAGCCATTATGTGCCGAAATTGTGGCAACCTGAAGGTTTGACGTTGGAAAATGCAGCAGCACACGACGACCGTTTCATCGTGTTTCTGGATTCACACGAGCCTGCCAAATTGGAAAAAGCCTTGGTGAAGGCTGAAAAACTGGCGCAACAAGTCGAGTCTAAAGATGGCAGTGTGTATGTTGTTACCAGTGCGGAAGGCATTGACTTATTGCGTCTGGGTGAAACCCAGCATGAAGGTCGCATTTTGCACATGGGTGAGCAATACCCGCACCTGAAATTTGTGGCGTGCAGCAATACGTTGTACTCGTTCAGACAGCGCGGCGAATTGGTAGCATTGGTTGACGATACCGAAATTGCCCCGTCAGCGGTGCAGTTTGTGGTAGAGCACATGCGTGACGGGTGGCGGTATATCGCGATTTAAGGTTGTTCCGGGGTGTTTGTTGCTAGCGTTTGTTAGCCGCATCACCCCAATCTAGGTTGTTGCAAGCCTCACACTCTGCTTCCAACACCCCCATCCACACCAGCAAAGCATGAACTTTGCAGCCTGCACAGAAACCCAGTACGGTTTCCATCCACATGAAACCAAAGCATACCCACACCAGTACCAGCGGAATCCATGCTGGCATGTAGTTGTAGGTTTCTGGAAGCATTTCACTGCCTGCTAGGGTGTTGACCCAGCCTGCAAAAATTTCGGGGTTAAAGAAAATCAAACAGGTGACGATAAAACTTGCGCCAATCGACCAAGCAAAGCGTTTCGGCAGCAAGGGTTTCCACACGGGGCGCAGGTTTTTCGCCAAAAAGCTGCTGAGCAAGATGGTGGGC
The window above is part of the Thiothrix winogradskyi genome. Proteins encoded here:
- the soxB gene encoding thiosulfohydrolase SoxB, translating into MSLTRREFMQMLAAASVAGFSLNNAFAADASKEGDKTAVKTPGNPYELPAFGNVSLMHYTDCHAQLLPIYFREPNVNLGIGSMKGAVPHLVGEHFLKKYGIEAGTMDAHAFTYIDYVEAAKKYGKVGGFAHLKTLVDQVRAQRPGSLLLDGGDTWQGSWTSLKTNAQDMVDAQLALGVDVMTPHWEMTFGADRVKEIVEKDFAGKIDFVAQNVFSNDFDERVFEPFVIKEINGVPVAIIGQAFPYVPVANPRHMVADWSFGIRDSDMQQAVDDARSKGAKVVIMLSHNGMDVDLKMASKVTGIDAIMGGHTHDGVFQPVVVENAGGKTLVTNAGSNGKFLGVLDLDVKDGKVADFRYKLLPVFSNLLEANKDMQALIDKIREPYKKELAEELAVCDDVLYRRGNFNGTFDQLICDALMQELDAPMAFSPGFRWGTSVLPGQPITFEHVADQTAITYGTVTRNEMTGETIKTILEDVADNLFNEDPYYQQGGDMVRVGGLKFTFDPTAKMGERVSDMMLDGKPLDAAKTYPVAGWASVQEEVKPNKQIWEVVADYLRDKKTIGKIELNTPKLKNVDGNEGLA
- a CDS encoding RNA polymerase sigma factor; its protein translation is MFSQYFRFNRLDQQLSEHRAKLHRMAVAWCGDSALADDLVQDTLAKALEKQEQLKDEARLGAWLYKILHNCWMEHLRTQKPTLDIDEMELSCTDCPEKHFADDQLATQVRIAVESLPVSQCQVMTLVDLEGYSYEQVASILDIPIGTVMSRLSRARETMKKRLQGIRQTDNVHYLRRVK
- a CDS encoding DUF4395 domain-containing protein, giving the protein MMNWIITCCKDLWFRDRNEVSPYINDTAVRIRAGLLLVIPIYMAFTLFDAIYTSTWEVTGAVITDTLETDFDGRILYNVEAVKRTYDYSFQTLVLFYALFEMISGMFVSTSRLSPTILLSSFLAKNLRPVWKPLLPKRFAWSIGASFIVTCLIFFNPEIFAGWVNTLAGSEMLPETYNYMPAWIPLVLVWVCFGFMWMETVLGFCAGCKVHALLVWMGVLEAECEACNNLDWGDAANKR